In one window of Erythrolamprus reginae isolate rEryReg1 chromosome 1, rEryReg1.hap1, whole genome shotgun sequence DNA:
- the SLC40A1 gene encoding ferroportin has protein sequence MARSATEQQNSRGCCESCTSYLTSAKVLLYFGHALSTWGDRMWHFAVSLFLVELYGNSLLLTAVYGLVVAGSVLLLGAIIGDWVDKNSRLKVAQTSLIVQNASVILCGILLMIVFLFKAQLLNLYQGWLLTLCYILVISIANIANLASTATAITIQRDWVVVVAGDNRSKLADMNATIRRIDQLTNILAPMAVGQIMTFGSPVIGCGFISGWNLISMCIEYTLLYKVYKKTPALAHKTGSKGEESELKQLNVQKDGESKGTEGVQLILKKETAVSEPEQENTSCLSHMAEPFSTFRDGWVSYYNQSVFLAGLALAFLYMTVLGFDCITTGYAYTQGLSGSTLSLLMGASAVTGILGTVAFTWLRNKCGLIRTGIISGIAQLSSLLLCVISVFTPGSPLDLTVSPFADISARLFESNPLPTLAPDGDFLEMAFTTEMPTLINATSSDPGLAPSPVSLISVSLLFAGVIVARVGLWSFDLTVTQLIQENVIESERGIINGVQNSMNYLLDLLHFIMVILAPNPEAFGLLVIISVSFVAMGHIMYFRFAHKSLGRNVILCCTPELKSVANEPPNPDESNA, from the exons AATCCTGTACTAGCTATTTGACATCTGCAAAAGTCCTCCTGTACTTTGGACATGCCCTGTCCACTTGG GGAGATCGTATGTGGCATTTTGCAGTGTCTCTCTTCCTGGTTGAATTATATGGAAACAGTTTGCTCCTAACAGCTGTTTATGGATTGGTTGTGGCAGGATCCGTTCTTCTCCTAGGTGCCATTATTGGAGACTGGGTAGACAAGAATTCAAGGCTTAAAG TAGCCCAGACGTCCttaattgtgcagaatgcatcgGTCATTTTGTGTGGCATCCTTCTGATGATCGTCTTCTTGTTTAAAGCACAGCTTTTAAATTTGTATCAAGGATGGCTTCTT ACCTTGTGCTATATTCTGGTCATCTCAATAGCAAACATTGCTAATTTGGCCAGCACAGCCACAGCAATCACCATACAGAGAGACTGGGTTGTTGTGGTTGCTGGTGACAATAGAAGCAAATTAGCAG ATATGAATGCTACCATACGAAGGATTGATCAGCTGACCAACATCTTGGCTCCTATGGCCGTGGGACAAATAATGACCTTTGGATCACCAGTGATAGGGTGTGGGTTTATTTCTGGCTGGAACCTGATCTCCATGTGtatagaatatacactgctctaCAAAGTGTACAAGAAGACACCTGCTTTGGCTCACAAGACTGGTTCGAAGGGTGAAGAGTCAGAACTGAAGCAGCTCAATGTTCAGAAAG ATGGTGAATCCAAGGGTACCGAAGGAGTCCAGTTAATTCTCAAGAAAGAGACCGCTGTTTCTGAGCCCGAACAAGAAAATACTAGCTGTCTTTCTCACATGGCTGAGCCCTTTAGTACATTCCGTGATGGATGGGTCTCCTACTATAACCAGTCAGTGTTCCTTGCCGGTCTGGCCTTGGCATTCCTCTACATGACCGTCCTTGGCTTCGACTGCATTACCACTGGCTATGCATACACTCAGGGATTGAGTGGCTCCACGTTAAGCTTATTAATGGGGGCCTCTGCCGTAACTGGAATCCTGGGAACAGTAGCCTTCACTTGGCTACGTAACAAATGTGGGTTAATACGCACAGGCATCATCTCTGGAATTGCCCAGCTGTCTTCTCTTCTTTTGTGCGTGATCTCAGTGTTCACACCAGGAAGTCCTTTGGATCTCACTGTTTCCCCATTCGCTGACATCAGTGCTAGGTTGTTTGAAAGCAATCCGTTACCCACCCTGGCGCCTGATGGTGATTTCCTTGAAATGGCTTTTACCACGGAAATGCCCACTTTGATCAATGCAACGTCTTCAGATCCAGGATTAGCTCCCAGCCCAGTGTCTCTCATCTCCGTTAGCCTTCTGTTTGCTGGAGTCATTGTAGCACGAGTTG GCCTTTGGTCTTTTGACCTGACAGTCACACAATTGATTCAGGAAAATGTGATAGAGTCCGAAAGAGGTATCATAAATGGTGTCCAGAACTCCATGAATTACCTTCTGGATCTGCTGCATTTCATCATGGTTATTCTGGCTCCTAACCCTGAAGCTTTTGGACTGCTAGTAATCATTTCTGTTTCCTTCGTTGCAATGGGTCATATCATGTACTTCCGTTTTGCCCATAAAAGCTTGGGGAGAAACGTCATTCTTTGCTGTACTCCTGAGTTAAAGTCAGTTGCCAATGAACCTCCAAATCCTGATGAATCGAATGCATAG